One region of Myxococcus fulvus genomic DNA includes:
- a CDS encoding carboxypeptidase-like regulatory domain-containing protein, translating to MTRAPARLLAALVLLSGNTRCALLEEPPADSLLVCTSDADCSANETCFVDGCGDPGQDIVVEVTPNPALGLYAQDFPVGRLRAEQNLQLFGEASVRGLVSRATVTPPAPSGPPTRPYSDPLFVRAIGTSALIPGVARYHQALIVPDNGQWTLPVASGQYAVTLLAEDPDVPPVTNTGTVSPGETLAMQWLLPAPNTVVRVQGQVALHDGAPVPAGLAVEALDAQLRPLSQRIPVTASTGAFSLALAPEAASASTVLLRVTALHDDALIPQQTFPVDPTAPVELELGDFGAPVRVTGRVVALDGRPVAAATVSLQGRVSGGGTFASPLATTDLEGRFELRSLPSPAETPLELVVVPPPGAASGLTLTNAVVPRTDTVLPDVVCAERRLVRGLLRLPDDTTPAAGVRLVVEPVDTVSGRRLPPDLATETITDGNGEYSLRLDPALYRLDAVPGENLPRISRFVSVVPGSDGVEQAVPTFSLQRGRTLRGRALSFAREPGVPPGLAFASIRFYRVVNVEGRPTSVLLAQSVTDTLGRYTALLPIR from the coding sequence ATGACCCGCGCTCCCGCCCGGCTCCTGGCCGCGCTGGTGCTGCTGTCCGGCAACACCCGCTGCGCCCTGCTGGAGGAGCCCCCGGCGGACTCGCTCCTCGTCTGCACCTCCGACGCGGACTGCTCCGCCAACGAGACGTGCTTCGTCGACGGGTGCGGAGACCCGGGCCAGGACATCGTGGTGGAGGTGACGCCCAACCCGGCGCTGGGCCTGTACGCCCAGGACTTCCCGGTGGGGCGCCTTCGCGCCGAGCAGAACCTGCAGCTCTTCGGCGAGGCGTCCGTGCGAGGCCTGGTGTCGCGCGCCACGGTGACGCCGCCCGCGCCGTCGGGCCCCCCCACCCGCCCCTATTCGGATCCGCTCTTCGTGCGCGCCATCGGCACCAGCGCCCTCATCCCCGGCGTGGCCCGCTACCACCAGGCGCTGATCGTCCCCGACAACGGACAGTGGACGCTCCCCGTCGCCAGCGGCCAGTACGCGGTGACGCTGCTGGCCGAGGACCCGGACGTCCCGCCGGTGACGAACACCGGCACCGTGTCCCCGGGCGAGACGCTCGCGATGCAGTGGCTGCTCCCCGCCCCCAACACCGTCGTGCGGGTGCAGGGCCAGGTGGCGCTCCATGACGGTGCCCCCGTCCCCGCAGGGCTCGCGGTGGAGGCCCTGGACGCCCAGCTGCGTCCGCTCTCCCAGCGCATCCCCGTCACGGCCTCCACGGGCGCCTTCTCGCTCGCGCTGGCTCCCGAGGCCGCGAGCGCCAGCACCGTGCTCCTCCGGGTGACGGCCCTGCACGACGACGCGCTCATCCCCCAGCAGACCTTCCCCGTGGACCCGACGGCTCCGGTGGAGCTGGAGCTGGGAGACTTCGGCGCGCCAGTGCGGGTGACGGGCCGCGTGGTGGCGCTGGATGGCCGCCCCGTCGCCGCCGCCACGGTGTCGCTCCAGGGGCGCGTGAGCGGAGGCGGCACCTTCGCGAGCCCGCTCGCCACCACGGACCTGGAGGGCCGCTTCGAGCTGCGCTCACTGCCCAGCCCCGCGGAGACGCCGCTGGAGCTGGTGGTGGTGCCGCCGCCCGGCGCCGCCTCCGGGCTCACCCTCACCAACGCGGTGGTGCCGCGCACGGACACGGTGCTGCCAGACGTGGTCTGCGCCGAGCGACGCCTGGTGCGCGGCCTGCTGCGGCTGCCCGATGACACGACGCCCGCGGCCGGCGTGAGACTGGTGGTGGAGCCCGTGGACACCGTCTCGGGGCGACGCCTGCCGCCCGACCTGGCCACGGAGACCATCACCGACGGCAACGGCGAATACTCGCTGCGGTTGGACCCGGCGCTGTACCGGCTGGACGCCGTGCCCGGGGAGAACCTGCCGCGCATCAGCCGCTTCGTCTCCGTGGTGCCCGGGAGCGACGGCGTCGAGCAGGCGGTGCCCACCTTCTCCCTCCAGCGTGGGCGCACGCTGCGAGGCCGCGCGCTGTCCTTCGCGCGCGAGCCGGGCGTGCCCCCGGGCCTGGCCTTCGCGTCCATCCGCTTCTATCGGGTGGTGAACGTGGAGGGCCGTCCCACCTCCGTGCTGCTGGCCCAGTCCGTGACGGACACGCTGGGCCGCTACACCGCGCTGCTGCCCATCCGCTGA
- a CDS encoding sigma-54-dependent Fis family transcriptional regulator — MASLTVRSPDGKVREIALHKRITSIGRSADNDIALDDPGVPDSALHVTFDGTRYEVGTLGATVQVNGKKRDTHALATGDVLRVGNTELKFSREDAPRAPPPSTLAPTHREATAVKDTSDSHTTELPGVPGRELAMLRRLTAFSERLLALYDVERILESLMDEAIEVTRADKGFLILMESGDPRVKVARNVARENIEDAVEKLSDSIIAKVVKEQRPLIVADAVDAPEFKASESVVNLRVHSVMCVPLMHKGDLFGVIYVGNDRLVNRFEPKSADMLTIFAAQASLVLQNAMLVNDLKLDNTELRRKLEDQRYGDIVGACQGMRDVYKRIDKIAPTDISVLITGETGTGKELIAREIHRRSPRLKGPFITINCGAIPENLLESELFGHVKGAFTGAVATKAGKFQAAIGGTLFLDEIGEMPLQLQVKLLRALQEKIVYKVGDNRGEPVDIRVVAATNKILEDEVKRNTFREDLYYRLNVVTLKLPPLRERGEDVVVLGRFFLQKYSREFSSRAKGFTPSAAVAMKKYGWPGNIRELENRIKKAVVLSDKPLLGPDDLDLKPENLDPIMPLLQAKEEFQKRYINEVLARNNGNRTKTAKDLGVDPRTIFRHLEKLEAEKTGRPLPPEEGEELL; from the coding sequence ATGGCCAGCCTCACCGTCCGCAGTCCTGATGGCAAGGTCCGCGAGATCGCCCTGCACAAGCGCATCACCAGCATCGGCCGCAGCGCGGACAACGACATCGCGCTCGACGACCCCGGTGTCCCCGACAGCGCCCTGCACGTCACCTTCGACGGCACGCGCTACGAGGTGGGCACCCTGGGCGCCACCGTGCAGGTCAACGGCAAGAAGCGCGACACCCACGCGCTCGCCACCGGCGACGTGCTGCGCGTGGGCAACACCGAGCTGAAGTTCTCCCGCGAGGACGCTCCCCGCGCGCCCCCGCCCTCCACGCTCGCCCCGACGCACCGCGAGGCGACGGCGGTCAAGGACACGTCGGACTCGCACACCACGGAGCTGCCCGGCGTCCCGGGCCGCGAGCTGGCCATGCTGCGCCGGCTCACCGCCTTCAGCGAGCGGCTGCTGGCGCTCTATGACGTGGAGCGCATCCTCGAGAGCCTGATGGACGAGGCCATCGAGGTGACGCGCGCCGACAAGGGCTTCCTCATCCTGATGGAGAGCGGAGACCCGCGCGTGAAGGTGGCGCGCAACGTGGCGCGGGAGAACATCGAGGACGCGGTGGAGAAGCTGTCCGACTCCATCATCGCCAAGGTGGTCAAGGAGCAGCGGCCCCTCATCGTCGCGGACGCGGTGGACGCGCCCGAGTTCAAGGCCAGCGAGTCCGTGGTCAACCTGCGCGTGCACTCGGTCATGTGCGTGCCGCTGATGCACAAGGGCGACCTGTTCGGCGTCATCTACGTGGGCAATGACAGGCTGGTGAACCGGTTCGAGCCCAAGAGCGCGGACATGCTCACCATCTTCGCGGCGCAGGCGTCGCTCGTCCTGCAGAACGCGATGCTGGTCAACGACCTCAAGCTGGACAACACGGAGCTGCGCCGCAAGCTGGAGGACCAGCGCTACGGCGACATCGTGGGCGCCTGTCAGGGCATGCGGGACGTCTACAAGCGCATCGACAAGATCGCGCCCACCGACATCTCCGTGCTCATCACCGGCGAGACGGGCACGGGCAAGGAGCTCATCGCGCGCGAAATCCACCGCCGCTCGCCGCGCCTGAAGGGCCCGTTCATCACCATCAACTGCGGCGCCATCCCCGAGAACCTCCTGGAGAGCGAGCTGTTCGGCCACGTGAAGGGCGCCTTCACCGGCGCGGTGGCCACCAAGGCGGGCAAGTTCCAGGCGGCCATCGGCGGCACGCTCTTCCTGGACGAGATTGGCGAGATGCCGCTGCAGCTCCAGGTGAAGCTGTTGCGCGCGCTGCAGGAGAAGATCGTCTACAAGGTCGGCGACAACCGGGGCGAGCCGGTGGACATCCGCGTCGTCGCCGCGACCAACAAAATCCTCGAGGACGAGGTGAAGCGGAACACCTTCCGCGAGGACCTCTACTACCGCCTCAACGTCGTCACGCTGAAGCTGCCCCCGCTGCGCGAGCGGGGCGAGGACGTGGTGGTGCTGGGCCGGTTCTTCCTCCAGAAGTACTCGCGCGAGTTCAGCTCCCGGGCGAAGGGCTTCACCCCGTCCGCCGCGGTGGCCATGAAGAAGTACGGCTGGCCGGGCAACATCCGGGAGCTGGAGAACCGCATCAAGAAGGCCGTCGTGCTGTCCGACAAGCCGCTCCTGGGCCCCGACGACCTGGACCTCAAGCCGGAGAACCTGGACCCCATCATGCCGCTGCTCCAGGCCAAGGAAGAGTTCCAGAAGCGTTACATCAACGAAGTGCTGGCGCGGAACAACGGCAACCGGACCAAGACGGCCAAGGATCTGGGCGTGGACCCTCGCACCATCTTCCGGCACCTGGAGAAGCTGGAGGCGGAGAAGACCGGCCGGCCGCTGCCCCCCGAGGAGGGCGAGGAGCTGCTCTGA
- a CDS encoding tetratricopeptide repeat protein, with amino-acid sequence MNRGLALISLWLVLWTPAASLAQEDTGDPEVTALRASFEYGKYAEVLDRAGARIDRGGLGEDELVELHKLAGLAAFNLGRTEEASRHLRALLRLDPDFSLDPFVVPPPAVAFLEGIKDDMTNELEFLRQERRLRQEREKAETERRERERVEAEVLRRRAEELASQVNVRTVEKRNFLVNFVPFGAGQFQQGRNSLGIVFAATEGVLAVTSIISYFAYESLFEERTLELDNVLDDDGRASITIRFIPTSRERQRDTWQLLKLASAAGFYTIYALGVVDALYHHEDQVVRTTVETREPPSRDTPRSQVLTPRATAPRTTARVGVYPTSGGGGVALSLTF; translated from the coding sequence ATGAACCGTGGGCTCGCGCTCATCTCGCTCTGGCTCGTGCTGTGGACGCCAGCCGCCTCGCTCGCGCAGGAGGACACCGGGGACCCGGAGGTCACGGCCCTGCGCGCCAGCTTCGAGTACGGCAAGTACGCCGAGGTCCTGGACCGCGCCGGCGCGCGCATCGACCGGGGCGGGCTGGGCGAGGACGAGCTGGTGGAGCTGCACAAGCTGGCGGGCCTGGCCGCGTTCAACCTGGGCCGCACGGAGGAGGCCTCGCGCCACCTGCGCGCCCTGCTCCGGTTGGACCCGGACTTCAGCCTGGACCCGTTCGTCGTCCCGCCCCCCGCGGTGGCCTTCCTGGAGGGCATCAAGGACGACATGACCAACGAGCTGGAGTTCCTGCGTCAGGAGCGCCGGCTGCGCCAGGAGCGCGAGAAGGCGGAGACCGAGCGCCGCGAGCGCGAGCGCGTGGAGGCCGAGGTGCTGCGCCGCCGCGCCGAGGAGCTGGCCAGCCAGGTCAACGTGCGCACCGTGGAGAAGCGCAACTTCCTGGTCAACTTCGTCCCCTTCGGCGCGGGCCAGTTCCAGCAGGGCCGCAACAGCCTGGGCATCGTCTTCGCCGCCACCGAGGGTGTGCTCGCGGTGACGAGCATCATCTCCTACTTCGCCTACGAGTCGCTCTTCGAGGAGCGCACGCTCGAGCTGGACAACGTGCTCGACGACGACGGCCGGGCCTCCATCACCATCCGCTTCATCCCCACCAGCCGCGAGCGCCAGCGCGACACCTGGCAGCTGCTCAAGCTGGCCTCGGCCGCGGGCTTCTACACCATCTACGCCCTGGGCGTGGTGGACGCGCTGTACCACCACGAGGACCAGGTGGTGCGCACCACCGTGGAGACGCGCGAGCCTCCATCGCGTGACACGCCGCGCTCCCAGGTCCTGACTCCCCGCGCCACCGCGCCGCGCACCACCGCGCGCGTGGGCGTGTACCCCACCTCCGGCGGCGGCGGCGTCGCCCTCTCCCTCACCTTCTGA
- a CDS encoding serine/threonine-protein kinase: MTLVGRHIGRYRILEQLGSGGMSVVYKGLDTALDREVAVKVLHPHLAGKDESRRRLAREARAVAKLHHPNILEVFDFSAADAQDAFIVTEYIRGQTLKTVLDEGPMDPPELAAMVIHELAAALAHAHEAGVIHRDLKPENVMVREDGILKLMDFGIARLLDIEERMTVTGTLVGSPAHMSPEIIEGLEAGPEADVFSVGIMFYAAMTGRLPFSAPNTTATLKRILDGDYEDPRRRVPCLSDELADICARCLQRDPGQRYPDAGKLRDALADYLAGLGFARVGEELVSFFADPPSYRKLARQRIVASLLERGERLLAEKRTPRALGCLNQVLALDAQNARALGLLKGIQRAQRARKWRRRGIRLAVGLASLTALSIGGYKLYHAPADAASHPPEVSVPSTGPSMTSGGREQSGPDSTAPSSTDTPGSKDTAPKPTPPGSSLAPAVRPPTGRPEPSRGVASKTQPTDAPGTRADTLSVVPGGPSPRTGGPRMVGSTPRAADDARAPGGPGEERVAGRQPGAKKVFATILVRPFGIIRVGDGAPSAQALSKHDVELSPGRHTVTISCDYCLDVKEDIEVQSDGENRFHLGAQPKPSPLSLEYTPAEATVRVGDQVRTARDSVQHPFEIRAPRGPAGFLHTVAVEISHPGYKTERRVVQLRPGEPTLVAGSLSPE, encoded by the coding sequence ATGACGCTCGTCGGCCGCCATATCGGTCGCTATCGCATCCTCGAGCAACTCGGCTCGGGGGGCATGAGCGTCGTGTACAAGGGGCTCGACACCGCCCTGGACCGTGAAGTGGCCGTGAAGGTGCTGCACCCCCACCTTGCGGGCAAGGACGAGTCGCGGCGGAGGCTCGCGCGCGAGGCCCGCGCGGTGGCCAAGCTGCACCACCCCAACATCCTGGAGGTGTTCGACTTCTCCGCCGCGGACGCGCAGGACGCGTTCATCGTCACCGAGTACATCCGCGGCCAGACGCTCAAGACGGTGCTCGACGAGGGGCCCATGGATCCGCCGGAGCTGGCGGCCATGGTCATCCACGAGCTGGCCGCGGCGCTCGCGCATGCGCACGAGGCGGGCGTCATCCACCGCGACTTGAAGCCCGAGAACGTCATGGTGCGCGAGGACGGCATCCTCAAGCTCATGGACTTCGGCATCGCGCGGCTGCTCGACATCGAGGAGCGGATGACGGTGACGGGCACGCTCGTGGGCTCGCCCGCGCACATGTCCCCCGAAATCATCGAGGGCCTGGAGGCCGGCCCCGAGGCGGACGTCTTCAGCGTGGGCATCATGTTCTACGCGGCCATGACGGGCCGGCTGCCCTTCTCCGCGCCCAACACCACGGCCACGCTCAAGCGCATCCTCGACGGCGACTACGAGGACCCGCGCCGCCGCGTCCCGTGTCTGTCGGATGAGCTGGCGGACATCTGCGCGCGCTGCCTGCAGAGAGACCCGGGCCAGCGCTACCCGGATGCCGGCAAGCTGCGAGACGCGCTCGCCGACTACCTGGCGGGCCTGGGCTTCGCGCGCGTGGGCGAAGAGCTGGTGTCCTTCTTCGCCGACCCGCCGTCGTACCGGAAGCTGGCACGCCAGCGCATCGTCGCGTCGCTGCTGGAGCGCGGGGAGCGGCTGCTCGCGGAGAAGCGCACGCCCCGCGCGCTCGGCTGTCTCAACCAGGTGCTGGCGCTGGACGCGCAGAACGCGCGCGCGCTGGGACTGCTCAAGGGCATCCAGCGGGCGCAGCGCGCGCGGAAGTGGCGACGGCGCGGCATCCGGCTCGCGGTGGGGCTCGCGTCCCTCACGGCCTTGAGCATCGGCGGCTACAAGCTGTACCACGCGCCCGCCGACGCCGCGTCCCATCCGCCCGAGGTGAGCGTGCCCTCCACGGGCCCCTCCATGACGTCCGGAGGGCGGGAGCAGAGCGGCCCCGATTCGACGGCACCCTCCTCCACCGACACGCCCGGGTCGAAGGACACGGCCCCGAAGCCCACGCCCCCTGGCTCGAGCCTGGCCCCCGCCGTGCGGCCGCCGACGGGCCGGCCCGAGCCCTCGCGCGGCGTGGCCTCCAAGACCCAACCCACCGATGCCCCGGGCACCCGCGCCGACACGCTGTCCGTGGTCCCGGGTGGCCCCTCCCCGCGCACGGGCGGTCCGCGCATGGTGGGCAGCACGCCTCGCGCCGCGGACGATGCGCGCGCGCCGGGAGGCCCCGGTGAGGAGCGCGTCGCCGGACGGCAGCCCGGGGCGAAGAAGGTCTTCGCCACCATCCTGGTGCGGCCCTTCGGAATCATCCGCGTGGGCGACGGCGCGCCGAGCGCCCAGGCCCTGTCGAAGCACGACGTGGAGCTGTCCCCGGGGCGCCACACCGTCACCATCTCCTGCGACTACTGCCTGGACGTGAAGGAGGACATCGAGGTCCAGTCCGACGGCGAGAACCGCTTCCACCTGGGCGCCCAGCCCAAGCCGTCGCCGCTCTCGCTCGAGTACACGCCCGCCGAGGCCACCGTGCGCGTGGGCGACCAGGTGCGCACCGCGCGCGACAGCGTCCAGCACCCGTTCGAGATTCGCGCGCCGCGCGGCCCCGCGGGCTTCCTCCACACCGTCGCGGTGGAGATCTCCCACCCCGGCTACAAGACGGAGCGCCGCGTCGTACAGCTGCGCCCGGGAGAGCCGACGCTCGTGGCCGGGAGCCTGTCCCCCGAATGA
- a CDS encoding 6-phosphofructokinase, with the protein MARSLRLGVLTGGGDCPGLNALIRGLVKRGTHEFGHEFVGIENGYMGLVEPDLTRPLTEEDTRGILPKGGTILGTSNRANPFIYAFREGERWVERDVSDAVLRRCEELKLDGVVAVGGDGTLSIGHRLSEKGLKVVGCPKTIDNDLSGTDQTFGFDTARLIVTEALDRLHSTAEAHDRVMLVEIMGRHAGFLTLESGLAGGADVILIPEIPYRVESIVEKLRRRATRRRSFSIIAISEGAFPVGGTLAVLDKAEDVPGRGVVRLGGSGKVCADLLAQHLDAEIRVNVLGHLQRGGSPSAADRVLATRYGCKVLDLVRDGQWDHMVALRAGEIVAVPLSESRKERRVDASGELVRFAKSMGISFGD; encoded by the coding sequence ATGGCCCGTTCACTGAGACTCGGAGTCCTCACCGGTGGCGGAGACTGCCCCGGGCTCAACGCGCTCATCCGCGGCCTCGTCAAGCGGGGCACGCACGAGTTCGGCCACGAGTTCGTCGGCATCGAGAACGGCTACATGGGCCTGGTGGAGCCCGACCTCACGCGTCCCCTCACCGAGGAGGACACGCGCGGCATCCTCCCCAAGGGCGGCACCATCCTGGGCACGTCCAACCGCGCCAACCCCTTCATCTACGCCTTCAGGGAGGGTGAACGTTGGGTGGAGCGCGATGTGTCCGACGCCGTGCTGCGCCGCTGCGAGGAGCTGAAGCTCGACGGCGTCGTCGCGGTGGGCGGAGACGGCACGCTGTCCATCGGCCACCGGCTCAGCGAGAAGGGCCTCAAGGTGGTGGGCTGTCCGAAGACCATCGACAACGACTTGAGCGGGACGGACCAGACGTTCGGCTTCGACACCGCGCGCCTCATCGTGACGGAGGCGTTGGACCGGCTGCACTCCACGGCGGAGGCGCATGACCGGGTGATGCTGGTGGAGATCATGGGCCGGCACGCGGGCTTCCTCACGCTCGAGAGCGGGCTCGCCGGCGGAGCGGACGTCATCCTCATCCCGGAGATTCCCTACCGGGTGGAGTCCATCGTGGAGAAGCTGCGCCGCAGGGCCACGCGCCGCCGCAGCTTCTCCATCATCGCCATCTCCGAGGGCGCCTTCCCCGTGGGCGGCACGCTGGCCGTGCTGGACAAGGCCGAGGACGTGCCCGGACGCGGCGTGGTGCGGCTGGGCGGCTCCGGCAAGGTGTGCGCGGACCTGCTGGCGCAGCACCTGGACGCGGAGATTCGCGTGAACGTGCTGGGCCACCTGCAGCGCGGTGGCAGCCCGAGCGCGGCGGACCGCGTGCTCGCCACGCGCTATGGTTGCAAGGTGCTGGACCTGGTGCGCGATGGACAGTGGGACCACATGGTGGCCCTGCGCGCCGGGGAGATCGTCGCGGTACCGCTGAGCGAGTCGCGCAAGGAGCGCCGGGTGGATGCGTCCGGCGAGCTGGTGCGCTTCGCGAAGAGCATGGGCATCAGCTTCGGGGACTGA